The following coding sequences are from one Pirellulales bacterium window:
- the recA gene encoding recombinase RecA yields the protein MVTAAKSNHRMPKKESPVAEGKPTSGKASDAKKGRTIKSVLEDNSTLKNTVAQIEKQFGEGAIMPLGTDKMGPIAGIPTGSLALDLALGGQGLPKGRIIEVFGPESSGKTTLALHVIAEAQKQDGIAAFIDAEHALDPSWAKKLGVDLESLLVSQPSSGEEAMNITEMLIKSNAVDVIVIDSVAALVPQKELDGEIGDTHVGLQARLMSQSLRKLTGAINKSKTCVIFINQIREKIGVMFGSPETTPGGRALKFYASCRVDVRRIGQLKDGEDVVGQRVRTKVVKNKVAPPFRVAEFDMMHADGISYEGDVLDLAIAQKLIVRSGTWFRYGDLQIGQGRERTRLYMKEHPEFLAELREKILSAGATAGEVAAEESSGGSGDWDGGA from the coding sequence ATGGTCACCGCCGCCAAGAGCAACCATCGCATGCCCAAGAAAGAGTCCCCCGTCGCCGAAGGCAAGCCGACGAGCGGCAAGGCGAGCGACGCCAAGAAGGGCCGAACCATCAAATCGGTGCTGGAAGACAACTCCACGCTGAAAAACACGGTGGCCCAGATCGAAAAGCAGTTCGGCGAGGGGGCCATCATGCCCCTGGGGACCGACAAGATGGGGCCCATCGCGGGCATTCCCACCGGTAGCTTGGCGCTCGATTTGGCGCTGGGTGGACAGGGGTTGCCCAAGGGGCGGATCATTGAGGTCTTTGGACCGGAATCGAGCGGTAAGACGACGCTGGCGCTGCATGTGATCGCCGAGGCGCAAAAGCAGGATGGCATTGCGGCCTTCATCGACGCGGAACACGCGCTCGACCCAAGTTGGGCCAAGAAGCTAGGAGTGGATTTGGAAAGCCTGCTGGTGAGCCAGCCCTCCAGCGGCGAAGAGGCGATGAACATCACCGAAATGCTGATCAAGTCGAACGCGGTCGACGTGATCGTGATCGACTCGGTCGCGGCCCTGGTGCCGCAAAAGGAATTGGATGGTGAGATTGGCGACACCCACGTGGGTTTGCAGGCGCGGCTGATGAGCCAATCGCTCCGCAAGCTGACCGGCGCCATCAACAAGAGCAAGACGTGCGTGATCTTCATCAACCAGATTCGCGAAAAGATCGGGGTGATGTTTGGCAGTCCCGAGACGACGCCGGGAGGCCGGGCGCTGAAGTTCTACGCCTCCTGCCGTGTGGACGTGCGACGGATTGGCCAGTTGAAGGATGGTGAAGACGTGGTGGGGCAGCGGGTCCGCACCAAGGTGGTCAAGAACAAGGTGGCCCCGCCCTTCCGAGTTGCCGAGTTTGATATGATGCATGCAGACGGGATCAGCTACGAGGGGGACGTGCTCGATCTGGCGATTGCCCAGAAGTTGATCGTCCGCTCGGGCACGTGGTTCCGTTATGGCGACCTGCAAATTGGACAGGGTCGCGAGCGGACACGTCTGTACATGAAGGAACACCCCGAGTTTCTCGCTGAGCTGCGCGAAAAGATCTTGTCGGCGGGCGCAACCGCCGGCGAGGTGGCTGCCGAGGAATCGAGCGGCGGCAGCGGCGATTGGGACGGGGGGGCGTAG
- the thpR gene encoding RNA 2',3'-cyclic phosphodiesterase gives MQHIVRTFLAVELSPETRGRALRLIQRLRATGARVRWVEGDNLHVTLKFLGDVESVELPEVCRRVQAAVANLTAFDLVFRGAGAFPDVTNPRTLWLGVADGEVPMAELHQRVEDALGEIGFRIENRRFKPHVTIGRVRDTRSGKRDLEDLLLAQADFDGGVTHVEEVVVFASYLHGDGPEYEVLGRGELLPADPAS, from the coding sequence ATGCAGCACATCGTCCGCACGTTCCTGGCCGTTGAACTCTCCCCGGAAACGCGGGGCCGCGCCCTGCGCCTGATTCAGCGACTGCGCGCGACCGGCGCGCGCGTTCGCTGGGTGGAAGGGGACAACCTGCACGTGACGCTCAAATTCTTGGGCGATGTCGAATCGGTCGAACTGCCCGAGGTGTGCCGGCGCGTGCAGGCCGCGGTGGCCAACCTGACCGCGTTCGATCTGGTTTTTCGCGGCGCCGGGGCGTTTCCCGATGTCACCAACCCGCGCACGCTCTGGCTGGGAGTGGCCGACGGCGAGGTGCCAATGGCCGAGTTGCACCAGCGTGTGGAGGACGCGCTGGGCGAGATTGGCTTTCGTATCGAAAATCGACGGTTCAAGCCACATGTGACCATCGGCCGGGTGCGCGACACCCGGTCCGGCAAGCGCGATTTGGAAGATTTGCTGCTAGCGCAGGCGGACTTTGACGGCGGCGTGACGCATGTCGAAGAAGTGGTCGTTTTTGCAAGCTATCTGCACGGCGACGGGCCAGAATACGAGGTGCTGGGCCGGGGGGAGTTGCTGCCGGCGGACCCGGCCAGCTAG
- a CDS encoding sugar kinase, with translation MSLLVVGSVAFDSVETPTASRDRVLGGSAVYFSYAASYFTKVHLVGVVGDDWPDAHTQLLASRQIDTAGLHVQKGAKTFFWRGRYQPNMNDRDTLDVQLNVFGSFNPVLPEGYRHSDYLFLANGTPGMQMQVLEQVPGAKLAVADTMDLWINTQRDDLLRLLKRIDGLVMNDSEAKLLTGDENLVRAGHKIRELGPKFVIIKKGEHGAMFFSEYETYVMPAYPTANVIDPTGAGDSFAGGMMGYLASRENTDPKTLKEALAYGVVVASFNVEDFSLDRMRQIERVDLDRRMQEYRKMLSF, from the coding sequence ATGTCGCTCTTGGTGGTGGGTTCGGTGGCATTCGATAGCGTGGAGACGCCAACCGCGTCGCGCGATCGCGTGCTGGGGGGATCGGCGGTCTATTTTTCGTACGCGGCCAGCTACTTCACCAAAGTGCATCTGGTGGGCGTGGTGGGAGACGACTGGCCCGACGCGCACACGCAACTGCTCGCCAGCCGCCAGATCGACACCGCCGGGCTGCACGTTCAAAAGGGAGCCAAGACCTTTTTTTGGCGTGGCCGCTACCAGCCGAACATGAACGATCGCGACACGCTCGACGTGCAACTCAACGTGTTTGGCTCGTTCAATCCCGTGCTCCCAGAGGGCTATCGCCACAGCGACTATCTGTTTCTCGCCAACGGCACGCCGGGCATGCAGATGCAGGTGCTCGAGCAGGTCCCCGGCGCCAAGCTGGCGGTGGCCGACACCATGGATCTGTGGATCAACACCCAGCGCGACGACCTGTTGCGGCTACTCAAGCGGATTGACGGGCTGGTGATGAACGACTCCGAGGCCAAGTTGCTCACCGGCGACGAGAATCTGGTGCGGGCCGGGCACAAGATTCGCGAACTCGGCCCCAAGTTCGTCATCATCAAGAAAGGCGAGCATGGCGCGATGTTCTTTAGCGAATACGAAACCTACGTGATGCCCGCCTATCCGACCGCCAACGTGATCGACCCCACCGGCGCCGGCGACAGCTTTGCCGGGGGAATGATGGGGTATCTGGCTTCGCGCGAGAACACCGACCCCAAGACGCTCAAGGAGGCGCTGGCCTACGGCGTTGTGGTGGCGAGCTTTAATGTCGAGGATTTCAGCCTCGATCGCATGCGCCAGATCGAACGAGTCGACCTGGACCGCCGGATGCAAGAGTACCGCAAGATGTTGTCGTTCTAG
- a CDS encoding ABC transporter substrate-binding protein/permease → MPFDSILPTRSINHARPRRALAGLLLLLALAVSIRPAQADDDALRQRLAGGVLRWGGDAEGGAPYQLRDPDDPGRIIGFEVELVDALAARLAQRLGIALRADFVQYEWVSLPLGLERGDFDLIASGFESSPQRAKMMRLSRAYYIARPELAVRRGETRIRELADLKDKAVGTLSASAAQRVLEELPAGSIVGFDGQVEPYLDLELGRLDAVLLDGPISIYYGRPNAKLTTRAVDAPSVEYVLALRPADKELAAALDRALGEVIQTGELTRILRRWHLWNADQVSLAKGDAELAALGFSPAGAALPLLMPVAAVDVNMLASSARKWGFADYAPLLGRGALMTLGLSLASMALAITLGLLVCVARLYGPAPLRWAALAYVELFRGLPLLLLLFFLYFGLAHYGVDLPAVQTAIIGFGLTYAAYEAEIYRSAIQSMPRGQWEAALALGMSPALAFRRIIFPQALRAALAPMTNDFVALFKDTSLVSVIAVHELTKEYLILSRSSLKFVELGLLTAVLYLAMSIPLGYLSRWLEQRWGPAR, encoded by the coding sequence ATGCCGTTCGACTCGATATTGCCGACTCGATCCATCAACCACGCGCGTCCTCGCCGCGCGCTGGCTGGGCTGTTGTTGCTGCTGGCTCTGGCCGTCTCGATTCGGCCCGCGCAAGCCGACGACGACGCGCTGCGCCAGCGACTGGCCGGTGGTGTCTTGCGCTGGGGAGGAGACGCCGAAGGGGGCGCCCCGTATCAGCTTCGCGATCCCGACGACCCTGGCCGCATCATTGGCTTTGAGGTGGAGTTGGTCGACGCGCTGGCCGCGCGGTTGGCCCAACGGCTGGGCATCGCGCTACGCGCGGACTTTGTGCAATACGAGTGGGTCAGTCTGCCATTGGGACTGGAGCGCGGCGATTTCGATCTGATCGCCAGCGGATTCGAAAGTTCCCCCCAGCGAGCGAAAATGATGCGCTTGTCGCGAGCCTATTACATCGCGCGTCCCGAGTTGGCGGTGCGCCGCGGCGAGACGCGCATTCGCGAATTGGCCGATCTCAAAGACAAAGCGGTCGGTACCCTCTCGGCCAGCGCCGCCCAGCGCGTGCTCGAAGAGTTGCCCGCCGGCAGCATCGTCGGCTTCGATGGCCAGGTCGAGCCCTACCTCGACCTGGAATTGGGCCGGCTCGATGCCGTGCTGCTCGATGGACCGATCAGCATCTACTACGGACGTCCCAACGCCAAGCTGACGACGCGGGCCGTCGATGCGCCGAGCGTCGAATATGTGCTGGCGCTGCGCCCCGCTGACAAGGAGCTGGCCGCCGCGCTCGATCGGGCACTGGGCGAAGTGATTCAAACCGGCGAGTTGACGCGAATCTTGCGGCGCTGGCATCTGTGGAACGCAGATCAAGTCAGTCTGGCAAAAGGCGACGCCGAGCTAGCCGCGCTCGGCTTTAGCCCCGCTGGCGCCGCGCTGCCGCTGCTCATGCCGGTCGCCGCGGTCGATGTGAACATGCTGGCCAGCTCGGCGCGCAAGTGGGGGTTCGCCGACTACGCGCCGCTCTTGGGACGCGGCGCCTTGATGACGCTCGGCCTGTCGCTGGCCAGCATGGCGCTGGCCATCACGCTGGGACTTTTGGTTTGCGTGGCGCGGCTCTATGGCCCCGCTCCGCTGCGCTGGGCAGCCTTGGCCTACGTCGAACTGTTTCGCGGTCTGCCGCTGCTACTGCTGTTGTTTTTTCTCTACTTTGGGCTGGCTCATTACGGCGTCGATCTGCCGGCGGTGCAAACGGCGATCATCGGCTTTGGACTGACCTACGCCGCCTACGAGGCAGAAATCTATCGCAGCGCCATCCAGTCGATGCCGCGCGGACAATGGGAGGCGGCGCTGGCGCTGGGCATGTCGCCGGCATTGGCCTTTCGGCGGATCATCTTTCCACAAGCGCTGCGCGCGGCCTTGGCGCCGATGACCAACGACTTTGTCGCGCTCTTCAAAGACACCAGTCTGGTGAGCGTGATCGCCGTGCACGAACTGACCAAAGAGTATTTGATCCTCTCGCGCTCCAGCCTCAAGTTCGTCGAACTGGGGCTGTTGACCGCCGTGCTGTATCTGGCGATGTCGATTCCGCTGGGCTACCTGTCGCGCTGGTTGGAACAGCGCTGGGGCCCGGCGCGCTAG
- a CDS encoding tetratricopeptide repeat protein translates to MKRLNLKLLIILLVSASVLAGSAYGVWRWQMKRNARNFLVWAEEQKQKGNLDEELNFLRRYLLLEPDDVKVQTQYALRLADAVEKQASARLYQLAIENLNKSLRSEGLSKQDRRDARERLGTLYMRGGRADDAIQQLSRLLEEEPTNSQLEKKLSECELAKGNDKRAEELLRSAIEHKPDDVNLYERLAAVYQQRYKQPEEANKILDQMVEANPNSWEAFLKRYQYRVGQGVNDAVRADLQKALELAPDNTAVLMVAAERATADKDFELARKLLKQAQVKDPQSRDLFVALSQVERYAGNLAETTRYLEEGHKAHPRDPAILWMLAESRLRENNIEATREIITKLEKVGLVPERIDFLRALILMQTGRHADALVVFNKIRPILATAPGFDNQIDANRAVCYRALGQVDEEVRVLEAMRVRDPLSRDIRRNLARAYMSSGKLDEAVQELHDLAAAGDRDAQLLMLTAILARNQRLPVDQRDWTESDELIQKIVASQPDDPTMLALQVEYLSKKGDREKAKQLVDSLADKMSDQPVYWLAQVDMATSEKGPDGGLAVLDEAEKKLGEKKEFRVPRINLLAQKGDEASLAKLQEIATQAKDLPPAEARPVLATIAQAFHGRRKMDQALALYQQMAEANPKDIASQLMIFSVQRDANDDAGMRKSIERIKELAGENNSYTLFCEAARIVSAVERKEQPASALAEAESLLEKAAQQRPNWGTLVRLRGDIAERQGAADEAIMFYERAIDLGDHNPLMLRKLVAMLLERGRRPDAERLLAKVPNASQLLGSRLESVMNFSQGNIEDALKLAQEAIAEEGESYAMQMWLGGMMKTAGKNDDAEKAFRRAVELAPDVATPYLALARFYTETSHKEEAEATIKEMESKLAPEQKTAAMASGYEIIGNAIEAEKQYLALAEAKPDDLATLEQVAIFYARQRRNDKVLEFVNRIVEKSASAKPEEQVYVDRAVRTRAELAAQSQTPAGILRAIQIIDANAKPNRPLTNEDLALKARLYAQLPDGNSRQAAIRILQDLTKNNSGRRQDQLLLAQLYDRDGKWNEAKDTMLSLVASTETDGKPNPLFVLNYCDMLLRHDETNEVASWLARLDGTEAAKDPLYIATKARLLRGEGKTDEAIELVKSQILRPLSAQEINKLKPVADQLVGLSKDSPDAAKFLAAAEETYRELITENPSDGWLYLANFQASNRTLAEAFESCDKAIEAKAPVESVARMGLVMLRGKPEQQDEKLLAQEEQWLKAATEAQPESTAVMMLVADFHDLRNQHDEAAAIYRKMLAQKDLAPGAKVAALNNLAFILAVKDNKGDEALPMVEEAIKLVGPASELLDTRGMVHLSLGKTREAIVDLENAVSSSPNAVKYFHLALANLAAGDRAAAADYFDRARNAGLTASTVPGLEIQKFEQLQKDFPPKSAASTN, encoded by the coding sequence ATGAAACGCCTGAATCTCAAGCTGTTGATCATTCTGCTCGTTTCGGCCAGCGTGCTGGCCGGTTCGGCCTATGGCGTGTGGCGTTGGCAAATGAAGCGCAACGCGCGCAATTTTTTGGTGTGGGCCGAGGAGCAGAAACAGAAAGGGAACCTGGATGAGGAGTTGAATTTTCTGCGGCGCTATTTGCTGCTGGAGCCAGACGACGTCAAGGTGCAGACGCAATACGCCCTGCGTTTGGCCGACGCGGTGGAAAAACAGGCCTCGGCGCGGCTATATCAACTGGCGATCGAAAACCTGAACAAGTCGTTGCGCAGCGAGGGGTTGTCGAAGCAGGATCGGCGCGACGCGCGCGAGCGGCTGGGCACACTGTACATGCGCGGCGGGCGAGCGGACGACGCCATTCAACAATTGTCGCGGCTGTTGGAAGAAGAGCCGACCAATTCGCAACTGGAAAAGAAGCTCTCGGAGTGCGAACTGGCCAAGGGCAACGACAAGCGGGCCGAGGAGCTCCTGCGTTCGGCGATCGAGCACAAACCGGACGACGTCAACTTGTACGAGCGGTTGGCGGCGGTGTATCAGCAGCGCTACAAGCAACCAGAGGAGGCGAACAAGATTCTCGATCAAATGGTCGAGGCCAATCCCAATAGCTGGGAAGCTTTCCTCAAGCGCTATCAATATCGCGTGGGGCAAGGGGTGAACGACGCCGTTCGCGCCGACCTGCAAAAGGCGCTCGAGCTGGCGCCTGACAACACCGCGGTTCTGATGGTGGCCGCGGAACGCGCAACGGCTGACAAAGACTTTGAACTGGCGCGCAAGCTTCTGAAGCAGGCCCAGGTGAAGGATCCGCAGTCGCGTGATTTGTTTGTGGCGCTGTCGCAAGTGGAGCGCTACGCGGGAAATCTGGCGGAGACCACTCGTTATTTGGAAGAGGGGCACAAGGCGCACCCGCGGGATCCGGCGATTCTGTGGATGTTGGCCGAATCGCGACTGCGCGAGAACAACATTGAGGCCACGCGCGAGATCATCACCAAGCTGGAAAAGGTGGGGCTGGTGCCGGAGCGCATCGATTTTTTGCGCGCCTTGATCCTGATGCAGACCGGCCGGCACGCCGACGCCTTGGTGGTGTTCAACAAGATTCGCCCGATTTTGGCCACCGCGCCCGGCTTTGACAATCAAATCGACGCCAATCGCGCCGTTTGCTACCGCGCGCTAGGGCAGGTGGATGAAGAAGTGCGCGTGCTGGAAGCGATGCGCGTGCGCGATCCCTTATCGCGCGACATTCGCCGCAATCTGGCGCGGGCTTATATGTCAAGCGGCAAGCTCGACGAGGCGGTGCAAGAACTGCACGATCTGGCCGCCGCGGGGGACAGGGATGCGCAACTGTTGATGTTGACCGCGATTTTGGCCCGCAATCAGCGTTTGCCGGTGGACCAGCGCGACTGGACGGAAAGCGACGAGTTGATCCAGAAAATCGTGGCGTCGCAGCCCGACGATCCGACCATGCTGGCGTTGCAGGTGGAGTATCTCTCGAAGAAGGGGGATCGCGAAAAGGCCAAGCAATTGGTCGATAGTCTGGCGGACAAGATGTCGGATCAGCCGGTGTATTGGCTGGCGCAGGTCGACATGGCGACCTCGGAGAAAGGACCCGATGGCGGGTTGGCCGTGCTGGACGAGGCGGAAAAGAAACTGGGCGAGAAGAAAGAATTTCGCGTGCCGCGCATCAACCTTTTGGCGCAAAAGGGGGACGAAGCTTCGCTGGCCAAGCTGCAAGAGATCGCGACCCAGGCCAAGGACTTGCCGCCGGCGGAGGCCCGACCAGTGCTGGCCACCATCGCGCAGGCGTTTCACGGCCGGCGCAAGATGGACCAGGCGCTCGCGCTGTATCAACAAATGGCCGAGGCCAATCCCAAGGACATCGCGTCGCAACTCATGATCTTCAGCGTGCAGCGCGACGCCAATGACGACGCGGGCATGCGGAAATCGATCGAGCGCATCAAGGAGTTGGCGGGCGAGAACAACAGCTACACACTGTTCTGCGAGGCGGCGCGCATCGTTTCGGCGGTGGAGCGGAAGGAACAACCCGCTAGCGCGCTGGCAGAGGCCGAATCGCTCTTGGAGAAGGCCGCCCAACAGCGTCCCAACTGGGGCACGCTCGTTCGCCTGCGCGGCGACATTGCCGAGCGCCAAGGGGCGGCCGACGAGGCGATCATGTTCTATGAGCGGGCCATTGATTTGGGCGACCACAATCCGCTGATGTTGCGCAAGCTGGTGGCCATGCTGCTGGAGCGCGGTCGCCGCCCCGACGCCGAGCGCCTGTTGGCCAAGGTGCCCAACGCCTCGCAACTCTTGGGCTCGCGACTCGAATCGGTGATGAACTTCTCGCAAGGCAACATCGAAGACGCGCTGAAGTTGGCGCAAGAGGCGATCGCCGAAGAGGGCGAAAGCTACGCCATGCAAATGTGGCTGGGCGGCATGATGAAGACCGCCGGCAAAAACGACGACGCCGAGAAGGCGTTTCGCCGCGCGGTCGAGCTGGCGCCCGACGTCGCCACGCCGTACCTGGCGTTGGCGCGCTTCTACACCGAGACCTCGCACAAGGAGGAGGCCGAAGCGACCATCAAGGAGATGGAGTCGAAACTCGCGCCAGAACAAAAAACCGCGGCCATGGCCTCGGGCTACGAGATCATTGGCAACGCGATCGAGGCTGAAAAGCAATACCTGGCGTTGGCCGAGGCCAAGCCCGACGATCTGGCCACGCTGGAGCAGGTGGCGATTTTCTACGCACGGCAACGGCGCAACGACAAGGTGCTGGAGTTTGTTAATCGCATCGTGGAAAAGAGCGCCAGCGCCAAGCCGGAAGAGCAAGTGTACGTGGATCGCGCGGTTCGCACCCGGGCCGAACTGGCGGCGCAAAGTCAGACGCCGGCGGGCATTTTGCGAGCGATTCAGATTATCGACGCCAACGCCAAGCCGAACCGGCCGCTCACCAACGAAGACTTGGCGCTGAAGGCGCGATTATACGCGCAACTGCCCGACGGCAACTCGCGGCAGGCGGCGATTCGCATCTTGCAGGATTTGACCAAGAACAACTCCGGGCGGCGACAAGATCAACTGCTGTTGGCGCAGTTGTACGATCGCGACGGCAAGTGGAACGAGGCGAAAGACACCATGTTGTCATTGGTCGCCTCGACAGAGACCGATGGCAAGCCCAATCCGCTGTTCGTATTGAACTATTGCGACATGCTCTTGCGACACGACGAGACCAACGAAGTGGCGAGTTGGCTGGCGCGGCTCGACGGCACGGAAGCAGCCAAGGACCCGCTGTACATCGCCACCAAGGCGCGGCTGCTGCGGGGTGAAGGCAAAACCGACGAAGCGATTGAGTTGGTGAAATCGCAGATATTGCGGCCGCTGTCGGCTCAAGAGATCAACAAGCTCAAGCCCGTGGCCGACCAATTGGTGGGTCTCTCGAAGGACAGCCCCGACGCGGCAAAGTTTCTGGCGGCCGCGGAAGAGACGTATCGCGAATTGATCACGGAAAACCCGAGCGATGGCTGGCTGTACTTGGCCAACTTCCAGGCGTCGAATCGCACGCTCGCGGAGGCGTTTGAGTCGTGCGACAAGGCCATTGAGGCCAAGGCGCCGGTCGAGTCGGTGGCCCGGATGGGACTGGTGATGTTGCGCGGCAAGCCGGAGCAGCAAGACGAAAAGTTGCTCGCGCAAGAAGAACAATGGCTCAAGGCGGCCACCGAGGCGCAACCCGAGTCGACCGCCGTGATGATGCTGGTGGCCGACTTCCACGATCTGCGCAACCAGCACGACGAGGCGGCGGCCATCTATCGCAAGATGCTGGCTCAGAAGGACCTGGCGCCGGGCGCCAAGGTCGCCGCGCTGAACAACCTGGCGTTCATTCTGGCGGTCAAGGACAACAAGGGAGACGAGGCGCTGCCGATGGTTGAGGAAGCCATCAAATTGGTTGGCCCCGCCTCGGAGTTGCTCGACACCCGCGGCATGGTGCATTTATCGCTCGGCAAGACGCGTGAGGCGATCGTCGACCTGGAGAACGCCGTCTCCAGTTCGCCGAACGCTGTGAAGTATTTCCACCTGGCGCTGGCCAATCTGGCGGCGGGAGACCGCGCGGCCGCGGCCGACTACTTCGACCGGGCCCGCAACGCCGGGCTCACGGCCAGCACCGTGCCCGGCCTGGAGATTCAGAAGTTCGAGCAATTGCAGAAGGATTTTCCGCCCAAGAGCGCCGCGTCGACCAATTGA
- a CDS encoding carbamoyltransferase has product MTAILGISAFYHDSAAALVVDGRIVAAAQEERFTRNKHDDGFPAEAIRFCLKQAGIEARELDWVGFYDKPLLKFERLLETYFAYAPRGFRSFLRAVPLWVNEKLFLPRLISRGLGGDYRKRFVFTEHHESHAASAFFPSPFEEAAILTIDGVGEWATASYGVGHGNQLQLTHQLRFPHSLGLLYSAFTYYTGFKVNSGEYKVMGLAPYGQPRYADLIYQHLLDLKPDGSFRLDMSYFNYCQGLTMTSGKFHRLFGGPPRQPESPLTERDMDLAASVQAVTEEIMLRMGRHVRQQTGQRNLCLAGGVALNCVGNGRLLREGPFENIWIQPAAGDAGGALGVALFIQHQLLGEERVVCSHDSQSGSLLGPSYTDDQIERVLNSAGANYTRYESDAALAAAVAELIDQGNVVGWFQGAMEFGPRALGARSILGDPRRGDMQSVMNLKIKFRESFRPFAPSVLRSRVHEYFQTRPAEDSAYMLLVAPVASDKRLPLNGEAAHLVGIDQLKAPRSVLPAITHVDYSARIQTVDRQRHGRYCDLLEAFERRSGCPVLINTSFNVRGEPIVCTPQEALRCFLATNIDVLALEHCVLLKSRQPESLASDREGYLRQFQLD; this is encoded by the coding sequence ATGACCGCCATCCTGGGCATCTCGGCCTTCTATCACGACTCCGCCGCCGCGCTGGTTGTCGATGGTCGCATTGTCGCCGCCGCCCAGGAAGAACGGTTCACTCGCAACAAGCACGACGACGGCTTCCCCGCCGAGGCCATTCGCTTTTGCCTGAAGCAGGCGGGCATCGAGGCTCGCGAACTCGATTGGGTCGGCTTCTACGACAAGCCGCTGCTCAAGTTCGAGCGCTTGCTGGAAACCTACTTCGCCTACGCGCCGCGCGGGTTTCGCTCGTTCCTGCGCGCCGTGCCACTCTGGGTGAACGAAAAGCTCTTTCTGCCGCGCCTGATCTCGCGTGGCCTGGGGGGCGACTATCGCAAGCGGTTCGTCTTCACCGAACATCACGAGTCGCACGCCGCCAGCGCGTTCTTTCCGTCGCCATTTGAAGAAGCCGCTATCCTCACCATCGATGGCGTCGGCGAGTGGGCCACCGCCAGCTATGGCGTCGGCCATGGCAATCAGTTGCAACTGACCCACCAACTTCGCTTTCCACATTCGCTCGGGTTGCTCTACTCCGCCTTCACCTATTACACCGGCTTCAAGGTGAACAGCGGCGAGTACAAGGTCATGGGCCTCGCGCCGTATGGCCAGCCGCGTTACGCCGACCTCATCTATCAACATCTGCTCGATCTCAAGCCCGACGGCTCGTTTCGACTCGATATGTCGTACTTCAACTACTGCCAGGGGCTGACCATGACCTCAGGCAAGTTCCATCGCTTGTTCGGCGGTCCGCCGCGCCAGCCCGAGTCGCCCCTCACCGAGCGCGATATGGACCTGGCCGCGTCGGTGCAGGCGGTGACCGAAGAGATCATGCTCCGCATGGGCCGCCATGTGCGCCAGCAAACGGGCCAGCGCAACCTTTGTCTGGCGGGGGGCGTGGCGCTCAATTGCGTCGGCAACGGCCGCCTGCTGCGCGAGGGGCCGTTCGAAAACATTTGGATTCAGCCTGCCGCTGGCGATGCCGGCGGCGCGCTCGGCGTAGCCCTATTCATCCAGCATCAACTGCTCGGCGAAGAGCGCGTCGTTTGCTCGCACGACAGCCAGTCCGGCTCGCTGCTCGGCCCCAGCTACACCGATGACCAGATCGAGCGCGTGCTGAATAGCGCCGGCGCCAACTACACCCGCTACGAATCCGACGCCGCGCTCGCCGCCGCCGTGGCCGAACTGATCGACCAGGGCAATGTGGTCGGCTGGTTTCAGGGAGCAATGGAGTTTGGCCCCCGCGCCCTCGGCGCCCGCAGCATCCTGGGCGACCCGCGCCGCGGCGACATGCAATCGGTGATGAACCTCAAGATCAAGTTCCGCGAGTCGTTCCGTCCCTTTGCCCCCTCGGTGCTGCGCTCGCGGGTACACGAATATTTTCAAACCCGCCCCGCGGAGGACAGCGCCTACATGCTGCTGGTGGCGCCCGTCGCCAGCGACAAACGCCTGCCGCTCAATGGCGAGGCGGCCCATCTTGTAGGCATCGATCAACTCAAGGCGCCGCGCAGCGTGCTGCCGGCCATCACGCACGTCGATTACTCGGCGCGGATTCAAACGGTCGATCGGCAACGACACGGCCGCTACTGCGACCTGCTGGAAGCGTTCGAGCGGCGCAGTGGCTGCCCGGTGCTTATCAACACCAGCTTCAACGTGCGCGGCGAGCCAATCGTCTGCACGCCGCAAGAAGCGCTGCGCTGCTTTTTGGCCACCAACATCGATGTGCTGGCGCTGGAACATTGCGTGCTGCTCAAGTCGCGCCAGCCCGAGTCGCTTGCCAGCGACCGCGAGGGCTACCTGCGTCAATTTCAACTCGACTAA